In Priestia megaterium NBRC 15308 = ATCC 14581, the following proteins share a genomic window:
- the gnd gene encoding phosphogluconate dehydrogenase (NAD(+)-dependent, decarboxylating), giving the protein MKLGMIGLGKMGANLVLNLLDHNHSVVAFDVNNEAVQKVAEKGAEGASSIKELVSKLEKPRIAWVMVPAGELTEKVISELQELFEEGDMIIEGGNSKYKDSVRRAAASAEKGIHYFDVGTSGGMEGARNGACMMIGGDKEAFATIEPIFRDINVENGYLYSGAAGSGHFLKMVHNGIEYGMMQAIAEGFDVLEKSEFDYDYEAVARVWNNGSVIRSWLIELMERAFSKDAKLDSIKGVMHSSGEGKWTVESALDLQVPTPVIALSLMMRYRSLEDDTFTGKVVAALRNEFGGHAVEKQ; this is encoded by the coding sequence ATGAAATTAGGTATGATTGGCTTAGGGAAAATGGGAGCAAACTTAGTATTGAATTTACTAGATCATAACCATTCTGTGGTAGCATTCGATGTAAACAACGAAGCCGTACAGAAAGTAGCAGAAAAGGGAGCAGAAGGTGCTTCTTCCATTAAAGAATTAGTGAGCAAATTAGAAAAACCACGCATTGCTTGGGTAATGGTTCCAGCTGGGGAGCTCACAGAAAAAGTAATTTCTGAGCTCCAAGAACTATTTGAAGAAGGAGATATGATTATTGAAGGCGGTAATTCCAAGTATAAAGATTCTGTACGACGTGCTGCAGCTTCTGCTGAAAAAGGAATTCACTACTTTGATGTTGGAACAAGCGGCGGAATGGAAGGTGCCCGAAACGGCGCTTGTATGATGATTGGGGGAGATAAAGAAGCATTTGCTACAATCGAACCTATTTTCCGCGACATCAACGTAGAAAACGGCTATCTCTATTCAGGTGCAGCAGGAAGCGGCCACTTCTTGAAAATGGTCCATAACGGAATTGAGTACGGCATGATGCAAGCAATTGCTGAAGGTTTTGATGTGTTAGAGAAAAGTGAATTTGACTATGACTATGAAGCTGTAGCCCGCGTATGGAATAATGGCTCTGTTATTCGCTCATGGTTAATCGAATTAATGGAACGTGCATTTTCAAAAGATGCAAAACTGGACAGTATTAAAGGAGTTATGCATTCTTCCGGTGAAGGAAAATGGACGGTTGAATCCGCTCTAGATTTACAAGTGCCAACGCCAGTTATTGCTCTATCGTTAATGATGCGCTATCGCTCACTTGAAGACGATACGTTTACAGGTAAAGTAGTTGCCGCTCTTCGCAATGAGTTCGGCGGACACGCAGTAGAAAAACAATAA
- a CDS encoding redoxin domain-containing protein has product MKLRQPMPELTGATEWLNGEVTKEQLIGEKPTLIHFWSVSCHLCKEAMPQVNEFRDQYKDQLNVVAVHMPRSEDDLDLSKIKEVAAEHDITQPIFVDSEHKLTDAFENQYVPAYYVFDKTGQLRHFQAGGSGMKMLEKRVNRVLGENE; this is encoded by the coding sequence ATGAAATTACGTCAGCCAATGCCTGAGTTAACGGGCGCTACAGAATGGTTAAACGGAGAGGTTACAAAAGAGCAGCTAATCGGCGAAAAGCCAACGCTTATTCATTTTTGGTCAGTAAGCTGTCATTTATGTAAAGAAGCAATGCCTCAAGTAAATGAATTTCGCGACCAGTACAAAGATCAATTAAACGTAGTAGCAGTTCATATGCCGCGCTCTGAAGATGATTTAGACTTATCAAAGATTAAAGAAGTAGCAGCAGAACATGATATTACGCAGCCAATTTTTGTAGACAGTGAGCATAAATTAACGGATGCATTTGAAAATCAATATGTACCGGCATATTATGTATTTGACAAAACAGGTCAACTACGCCACTTCCAAGCTGGTGGAAGCGGTATGAAAATGCTTGAAAAGCGCGTGAATCGTGTATTAGGCGAGAACGAATAA
- a CDS encoding ABC transporter ATP-binding protein yields MEAGKNKVVRERFYYQTDQIIDKMFNWKQMARLFRYLHPYRKNLLPFSFLMVIITTVIRLAIPILIGVYTLDHAVKDKNSTLLMQLVFIIFSLYVLSYISNIFRIKWMNQLGQHVIYDLRKHLFTHIQGLSHRFFDTRSGGSILVRIMNDINSLQDLFTNGVVNLFMDLLLLVGIVVILFSLSPALTCAVLIILPIMFLISTKLRRRIRRSWQVVRMKQSVLNSHLNESIQGIRVTQSFAQEQENMLFFERINSENYESWRQATRKNAMFRPFVELTNAVGTAILIWFGAVLIQDERLTIGIFVSFAFYLGMFWEPISRLGQVYNQLLMGMASSERIFEFLDEKPLVADLETATSLEDMKGKVEFKHVSFSYDGKRKALNNVSIDIKEGQTVALVGHTGSGKTSIANLITRFYDVNEGQILIDNMPIQDITLASLRAQISIVLQETFIFSGTIMENIRFGKPDATDEEVIKAAEAVGAADFIKRLKKGYDTEVEERGNVLSVGERQLISFARTLLANPRIIILDEATASIDTETEVKIQQALKTLLKNRTAIMIAHRLSTIREADKIIVLDHGSIIETGNHGELMQQKGVYYYLVQTHATA; encoded by the coding sequence ATGGAAGCCGGAAAAAATAAAGTTGTGCGAGAGCGCTTTTATTATCAAACAGATCAAATCATTGATAAGATGTTTAACTGGAAGCAAATGGCCCGCTTGTTTCGTTATCTTCATCCATATCGAAAAAACTTGCTTCCTTTCTCGTTTCTTATGGTCATTATCACAACGGTCATTAGACTCGCTATTCCTATTTTGATAGGTGTATATACGCTTGATCATGCTGTAAAAGATAAAAATAGCACGCTGCTCATGCAGTTAGTTTTCATAATCTTTAGCTTGTATGTACTATCTTATATTTCGAATATCTTTCGAATTAAATGGATGAACCAACTCGGGCAGCACGTTATATATGATTTAAGAAAACATTTATTTACGCATATTCAAGGGCTGTCGCACCGGTTTTTTGATACGCGTTCAGGAGGCTCTATTCTTGTAAGGATCATGAATGATATTAACTCTCTTCAAGATTTATTTACCAACGGGGTAGTTAACCTGTTTATGGACCTCTTATTGTTAGTTGGGATTGTAGTTATATTATTTTCTCTCAGTCCTGCTTTGACATGTGCTGTTTTAATCATTTTACCGATTATGTTTTTGATTTCCACAAAGCTGAGAAGAAGAATTCGTCGGTCGTGGCAAGTTGTTCGTATGAAGCAGTCAGTATTAAATTCACATTTAAATGAGAGTATTCAAGGCATTCGCGTCACTCAATCATTTGCTCAAGAACAAGAAAATATGCTGTTTTTTGAGCGCATAAACAGTGAAAATTACGAGAGCTGGAGGCAAGCTACTCGAAAAAATGCCATGTTTCGACCGTTTGTAGAACTCACAAATGCTGTCGGAACGGCTATTTTAATTTGGTTCGGTGCTGTACTTATTCAAGATGAACGGCTAACAATTGGTATTTTTGTATCATTTGCTTTTTATCTTGGAATGTTTTGGGAACCGATTTCTCGTTTAGGGCAAGTGTATAATCAATTATTAATGGGAATGGCTTCATCCGAGCGTATTTTTGAATTTCTAGATGAAAAACCTCTCGTCGCAGATTTGGAAACCGCTACGTCTTTAGAGGATATGAAAGGAAAAGTTGAGTTCAAGCACGTCTCATTTTCCTATGATGGGAAGCGGAAAGCTTTAAACAACGTATCAATTGACATAAAAGAAGGCCAGACGGTTGCTTTAGTGGGGCATACTGGATCTGGAAAAACGTCCATTGCTAATTTAATCACACGTTTTTATGATGTAAACGAAGGGCAGATTTTAATTGATAATATGCCTATTCAAGATATTACGCTAGCGAGTTTACGAGCGCAAATTAGTATTGTGCTGCAAGAAACCTTTATTTTTTCAGGAACTATTATGGAAAACATTCGGTTTGGAAAACCGGATGCTACTGATGAGGAAGTGATTAAGGCCGCAGAAGCGGTAGGGGCTGCAGATTTTATAAAGCGTCTGAAAAAAGGCTATGATACGGAAGTAGAAGAGCGAGGAAACGTCTTATCCGTGGGAGAGCGTCAATTGATTTCATTTGCTCGAACGCTGTTGGCTAATCCTCGTATTATCATTTTAGATGAAGCGACAGCAAGCATCGATACAGAAACAGAAGTGAAGATTCAACAGGCGCTTAAAACGCTGTTAAAAAATAGAACGGCCATCATGATTGCTCATCGGTTATCTACTATACGAGAAGCAGATAAGATCATTGTATTAGATCATGGAAGCATTATTGAAACGGGGAATCACGGGGAACTAATGCAGCAAAAAGGCGTATATTATTACCTTGTTCAAACCCATGCTACAGCTTAA
- a CDS encoding peroxiredoxin, whose amino-acid sequence MPERMVGKQAPRFEMEAVLSNKEFGKVSLEENIKNDKWTVLFFYPMDFTFVCPTEITALSDRYDEFEDLDAEVIGVSTDTIHTHLAWINTDRKDNGLGDLKYPLAADTNHVVSREYGVLIEEEGVALRGLYIISPEGELQYSVVNHNNIGRDVDETLRVLQALQTGGLCPANWKPGQATLNA is encoded by the coding sequence ATGCCAGAACGTATGGTAGGTAAACAAGCTCCACGCTTTGAAATGGAAGCTGTATTATCAAACAAAGAATTCGGTAAAGTTAGCTTAGAAGAAAATATTAAAAATGACAAATGGACAGTATTATTCTTCTATCCAATGGACTTTACATTTGTATGTCCAACAGAAATCACTGCACTTTCTGACCGTTATGATGAGTTTGAAGATCTTGACGCAGAAGTAATCGGTGTTTCTACAGACACAATCCATACACACTTAGCTTGGATCAACACTGATCGTAAAGATAATGGTTTAGGTGATCTTAAATATCCATTAGCAGCTGATACAAATCACGTTGTTTCTCGTGAGTACGGCGTTTTAATTGAAGAAGAAGGTGTAGCACTTCGCGGTTTATACATCATCAGCCCAGAAGGCGAATTACAATATTCAGTTGTAAACCACAACAATATTGGCCGTGACGTTGATGAAACTTTACGTGTTCTTCAAGCGTTACAAACTGGCGGACTTTGCCCAGCTAACTGGAAACCAGGTCAAGCTACTTTAAACGCGTAA
- a CDS encoding ABC transporter ATP-binding protein gives METFKKLKDFYLPYRMYFFYSAICLLFVTSITVIYPIVLQYTIDHIVLGKQYQLVDNVAFIFIGLMIVKGIFTYIQQYYGDLFGIKSVYTLRNKLYRKLQYLPFSYYDNAKTGDLMSRLTADVEGFRFFLSFGFSELIRFVILLTASFFVMFYYSISLTLVTICLLPFLGVAVYRFDKRVHPAFRLIRQAFGELNTNVQENISGIQTVKSLSREKFQTSKFNESNGVYKNRNIETANVWATYFPLMEFIGNLSIVGLLAYGGALVMNGSVRPGELVAFFSLTSYLMWPIMNLGFVINMFSQSKASGERLLEILEEEEKVHEHAGSFSINGTVEFQHVSLSYPNEEKKSLENISFSASKGKVVGLIGATGAGKTSLTQLLTRFYEPTSGQILVNHRPIKEYPLPVLRKEIGFVLQETFLFSSSIGTNISYGVPGISREDIIDAAKRAQAHEFIMELPDGYDTMLGERGLGLSGGQKQRIAIARALILNPSILVLDDATSAVDMKTEREIQLALKEVMKNRTTFIIAHRLSSLRHADEILVLHEGQIKERGSHKTLIQKEGIYKNIYDIQYESNTSVMNV, from the coding sequence ATGGAAACGTTTAAAAAACTAAAAGATTTTTATTTGCCGTACCGAATGTACTTTTTTTATTCTGCTATTTGCTTGTTGTTTGTAACCTCCATCACTGTGATTTACCCTATTGTGCTGCAATATACGATTGATCATATTGTGTTAGGAAAACAATATCAGCTAGTCGATAATGTAGCATTTATTTTTATTGGGCTAATGATTGTCAAAGGAATCTTTACATATATTCAGCAATATTACGGCGACTTATTTGGAATTAAGTCCGTGTATACTCTTCGCAATAAACTTTACCGCAAACTTCAGTATTTACCGTTTTCTTACTATGACAATGCTAAAACAGGGGACTTGATGTCCAGATTGACAGCTGATGTAGAAGGATTTCGTTTTTTTCTATCTTTTGGATTCTCAGAATTAATTCGCTTCGTTATTTTACTTACTGCCAGCTTTTTCGTTATGTTCTATTACTCTATTTCACTCACTCTCGTCACAATCTGCCTGCTGCCTTTTTTGGGGGTAGCTGTTTATCGCTTTGATAAACGCGTTCATCCAGCGTTTCGCTTAATTCGCCAAGCGTTTGGGGAACTTAATACAAATGTTCAAGAAAATATAAGCGGCATACAAACGGTCAAGTCATTATCAAGAGAAAAATTTCAAACATCTAAATTTAACGAGTCCAACGGAGTTTATAAAAATCGAAACATTGAAACCGCGAATGTGTGGGCAACTTATTTCCCCTTAATGGAGTTTATAGGAAACTTATCTATTGTTGGTCTCCTTGCGTACGGAGGAGCGCTTGTTATGAACGGAAGCGTACGTCCGGGAGAGCTTGTTGCTTTCTTTAGCTTAACCTCTTATTTAATGTGGCCTATTATGAATCTAGGGTTTGTTATCAATATGTTTTCACAGTCTAAAGCTTCAGGTGAAAGGCTGCTAGAAATTTTAGAAGAAGAAGAAAAAGTCCATGAGCATGCCGGAAGTTTCTCTATTAATGGAACGGTCGAGTTTCAACATGTTAGCTTATCCTATCCAAACGAAGAAAAAAAGTCGCTTGAGAACATATCTTTTTCTGCTTCTAAAGGAAAAGTAGTAGGTTTAATCGGAGCAACTGGAGCCGGCAAAACAAGCTTAACCCAGCTGCTCACGAGGTTTTACGAACCGACTTCAGGACAAATCTTAGTTAACCATCGTCCGATTAAAGAGTATCCACTTCCTGTTCTTCGAAAAGAAATTGGCTTTGTACTTCAAGAAACCTTTTTGTTCTCAAGCAGTATAGGAACCAACATTTCCTATGGCGTGCCGGGTATTTCTAGAGAAGACATTATTGATGCTGCAAAACGAGCGCAGGCGCATGAATTTATTATGGAGCTTCCGGATGGGTATGACACGATGCTGGGAGAGAGAGGACTGGGGTTATCAGGCGGACAAAAGCAGCGCATTGCAATTGCACGAGCGCTTATCTTAAACCCTAGCATCTTAGTATTAGATGATGCCACGAGTGCTGTTGATATGAAAACAGAAAGAGAAATTCAATTGGCTTTAAAAGAAGTGATGAAAAATCGTACTACGTTTATTATCGCACACCGCCTTTCTTCTTTGCGACATGCCGATGAAATCTTAGTCTTGCATGAAGGTCAAATAAAAGAGAGAGGAAGCCATAAAACGCTCATTCAAAAGGAAGGGATTTATAAAAATATTTATGACATTCAATATGAAAGCAATACGTCAGTGATGAACGTATAA